From a region of the Microterricola gilva genome:
- a CDS encoding OsmC family protein — translation MSATRTGARSYIGRNARGSEVLIGPAELAGHFTPGELLKLALAGCAGMSSDRVTARRLGDDYQATVWAHGVSDPNEERYRAIDEEILLDLDGLDEADVATLRTIIGKSIDRACTVGRSVVGSIDVTTTVNGESAH, via the coding sequence GTGAGCGCAACCCGCACGGGCGCGCGCAGCTACATCGGCAGGAACGCGCGCGGGAGCGAGGTGCTCATCGGCCCGGCTGAGCTCGCCGGCCACTTCACGCCCGGAGAGCTGTTGAAGCTGGCGCTGGCCGGATGCGCAGGCATGAGCTCCGACCGGGTGACCGCTCGTCGCCTGGGCGATGACTATCAGGCCACGGTGTGGGCCCACGGGGTCTCCGACCCAAATGAGGAGCGGTACCGTGCGATCGACGAGGAGATCCTGCTCGACCTCGACGGCCTCGACGAGGCGGATGTCGCGACGCTGCGCACCATCATCGGCAAGTCGATCGATCGCGCATGCACCGTCGGCCGCAGCGTTGTCGGCAGCATCGACGTCACCACGACCGTGAACGGCGAGTCGGCGCACTGA
- the rpmC gene encoding 50S ribosomal protein L29: protein MAIGTKELAAVELDTFEDERLVDELKKAKEELFNLRFQSATGQLESHGRLRAVKRDIARIYTVLRERELGIRATPAPVEVPAKAEKKTKAKKDAAEAPSAEETKEA from the coding sequence ATGGCGATCGGTACCAAGGAGCTCGCAGCCGTCGAGCTCGACACATTTGAAGACGAGCGTCTCGTCGACGAGCTGAAGAAGGCCAAGGAGGAGCTGTTCAACCTGCGCTTCCAGTCGGCCACCGGTCAGCTCGAGAGCCACGGCCGCCTGCGTGCGGTCAAGCGCGACATCGCTCGTATCTACACGGTTCTCCGTGAGCGCGAGCTGGGCATTCGTGCCACGCCCGCACCGGTCGAGGTTCCCGCCAAGGCTGAGAAGAAGACGAAGGCCAAGAAGGACGCCGCTGAGGCTCCTTCGGCTGAAGAGACGAAGGAGGCCTAG
- the rpsQ gene encoding 30S ribosomal protein S17, which produces MAETKKAAAAEVAETAELVRGYRKTRRGYVTSDKMEKTIVVEVEDRVKHPLYGKVIRRTSKVKAHDELNAAGIGDLVVISETRPLSASKRWRLVEILEKAK; this is translated from the coding sequence ATGGCTGAGACCAAGAAGGCTGCTGCAGCCGAGGTCGCCGAGACGGCTGAACTCGTCCGCGGCTACCGCAAGACCCGTCGTGGCTACGTCACCAGCGACAAGATGGAAAAGACCATCGTCGTTGAGGTCGAGGACCGCGTGAAGCACCCTCTGTACGGCAAGGTCATCCGTCGTACCTCCAAGGTGAAGGCTCACGACGAGCTCAACGCCGCAGGCATCGGCGACCTCGTTGTCATCAGCGAGACCCGCCCCCTCAGCGCTTCCAAGCGCTGGCGCCTGGTCGAGATCCTCGAGAAGGCCAAGTAA
- a CDS encoding antitoxin, giving the protein MGIEDLTNQAKDFLKSEHAEGISDQLLDGAADLANKVTGDKFAEHVDTARDAADGAVGNE; this is encoded by the coding sequence ATGGGTATCGAAGATCTGACCAACCAGGCCAAGGATTTCCTGAAGAGCGAGCACGCTGAAGGCATCAGCGACCAGCTGCTCGACGGGGCGGCCGACCTCGCCAACAAGGTCACTGGCGACAAGTTCGCCGAGCACGTCGACACCGCGCGTGACGCGGCCGACGGCGCCGTCGGCAACGAGTAG
- the rplW gene encoding 50S ribosomal protein L23 produces MSATQNKDPRDIIIAPVVSEKSYGLIDQGKYTFVVDPRSNKTEIKLAIEKIFNVEVASINTLNRQGKTRRTKFGMGKRKDTKRAIVTLKSGSIDIFTAVG; encoded by the coding sequence ATGAGCGCCACTCAGAACAAGGACCCTCGCGACATCATCATCGCTCCGGTCGTTTCCGAGAAGAGCTACGGCCTGATCGACCAGGGCAAGTACACCTTTGTCGTCGACCCGCGCTCGAACAAGACCGAGATCAAGCTCGCCATCGAGAAGATCTTCAACGTCGAGGTCGCGTCCATCAACACCCTGAACCGTCAGGGCAAGACCCGCCGCACCAAGTTCGGCATGGGCAAGCGCAAGGACACCAAGCGTGCCATTGTCACGCTCAAGTCCGGTTCCATCGACATCTTCACGGCTGTCGGCTAG
- the rplD gene encoding 50S ribosomal protein L4 yields the protein MATATNTIDVLDVKGKKAGSIELPAELFDVPTNVPLIHQVVVAQLAAARQGTHKTKGRGEVSGAGRKPFKQKGTGRARQGSIRAPHMTGGGIVHGPTPRNYEQRTPKKMIAAALLGSLSDRARGSRVHAVETLVLGETPNTQAALAYLSTISTSKHVLIVLERGDEQSAKAVRNIPSVHVLPADQLNAYDVLVSDDIVFTKAALEAFIASKSKKEEVSA from the coding sequence ATGGCTACAGCTACCAACACCATCGACGTTCTCGACGTGAAGGGCAAGAAGGCAGGCTCGATTGAGCTTCCCGCCGAGCTCTTCGACGTTCCGACGAACGTTCCGCTCATCCACCAGGTCGTTGTCGCGCAGCTCGCTGCCGCACGCCAGGGCACGCACAAGACCAAGGGTCGCGGCGAGGTTTCTGGTGCAGGCCGCAAGCCGTTCAAGCAGAAGGGAACCGGTCGCGCTCGTCAGGGCTCGATCCGTGCACCTCACATGACCGGTGGTGGCATCGTCCACGGCCCGACGCCTCGCAACTACGAGCAGCGCACCCCCAAGAAGATGATTGCCGCTGCTCTGCTCGGCTCGCTCTCGGACCGCGCTCGTGGAAGCCGCGTGCACGCTGTCGAGACTCTCGTCCTCGGCGAGACCCCGAACACGCAGGCCGCTCTGGCGTACCTCTCGACCATCTCGACCTCGAAGCACGTTCTCATCGTGCTCGAGCGCGGTGACGAGCAGAGCGCCAAGGCTGTGCGCAACATCCCGTCCGTGCACGTGCTGCCGGCCGACCAGCTGAACGCCTACGACGTGCTCGTCTCTGACGACATCGTCTTCACCAAGGCTGCACTCGAGGCGTTCATCGCTTCGAAGAGCAAGAAGGAAGAGGTCTCCGCATGA
- the rpsC gene encoding 30S ribosomal protein S3, whose protein sequence is MGQKVNPYGFRLGITTDHVSRWFSDSTKPGQRYRDFVAEDVKIRRLLSTTLDRAGVSRIEIERTRDRVRVDIHTARPGIVIGRRGAEAERIRADLEKLTKKQIQLNILEVKNPEADAQLVAQGIAEQLSARVAFRRAMRKGLQGAQRTPAVKGVRIQVSGRLGGAEMSRSEFYREGRVPLHTLRANIDYGFYEAKTTFGRIGVKVWIYKGDITNKELAREQANQKSSRPERSDRPRRAPRAEAPVAAGVEA, encoded by the coding sequence ATGGGTCAGAAAGTAAACCCGTATGGCTTCCGTCTGGGAATCACCACCGACCACGTGTCGCGTTGGTTCTCCGACAGCACGAAGCCGGGTCAGCGCTACCGCGACTTCGTTGCGGAAGACGTCAAGATCCGTCGCCTGTTGAGCACCACGCTCGACCGTGCCGGCGTATCGCGCATCGAGATCGAGCGCACCCGTGACCGTGTCCGCGTTGACATTCACACCGCCCGTCCGGGCATCGTGATCGGTCGTCGTGGTGCAGAGGCCGAGCGCATCCGTGCCGACCTCGAGAAGCTCACGAAGAAGCAGATCCAGCTGAACATCCTCGAGGTCAAGAACCCCGAGGCCGACGCTCAGCTCGTCGCTCAGGGCATTGCCGAGCAGCTCTCCGCACGTGTGGCCTTCCGCCGCGCAATGCGTAAGGGCCTGCAGGGCGCCCAGCGCACCCCCGCAGTCAAGGGTGTTCGTATCCAGGTCTCCGGCCGCCTCGGCGGCGCCGAGATGAGCCGTTCGGAGTTCTACCGCGAAGGCCGTGTGCCGCTGCACACCCTCCGCGCGAACATCGACTACGGCTTCTACGAGGCCAAGACCACCTTCGGCCGCATTGGCGTGAAGGTCTGGATCTACAAGGGCGACATCACCAACAAGGAACTCGCTCGCGAGCAGGCGAACCAGAAGTCGTCGCGCCCCGAGCGTAGCGACCGTCCCCGTCGTGCCCCGCGCGCCGAGGCACCGGTTGCAGCAGGAGTTGAGGCATAA
- the rplN gene encoding 50S ribosomal protein L14, giving the protein MLQQESRLKVADNTGAKELLTIRVLGGSGRRYAGIGDVIVATVKDAIPGGNVKKGDVVKAVVVRVKKQTRRPDGSYIKFDENAAVILKNDGDPRGTRIFGPVGRELRDKKFMKIISLAPEVI; this is encoded by the coding sequence GTGCTTCAGCAAGAATCACGGCTCAAGGTCGCCGACAACACCGGCGCCAAAGAGCTGCTCACCATTCGCGTTCTCGGCGGCTCCGGCCGTCGTTACGCCGGCATCGGTGACGTCATCGTCGCCACCGTCAAGGACGCAATTCCTGGCGGCAACGTCAAGAAGGGCGACGTCGTCAAGGCTGTCGTCGTTCGCGTCAAGAAGCAGACCCGTCGTCCCGACGGTTCGTACATCAAGTTCGATGAGAACGCCGCTGTGATCCTGAAGAACGACGGTGACCCCCGCGGTACCCGTATCTTCGGACCGGTCGGCCGTGAACTTCGTGACAAGAAGTTCATGAAGATCATCTCGCTGGCACCGGAGGTTATCTAA
- the rplF gene encoding 50S ribosomal protein L6 codes for MSRIGRLPIDIPAGVTVTISGQNVAVKGPKGELALVIASPITATVEENQVLVTRPDDERASRSLHGLTRTLIANQIIGVTEGYSKGLEIVGTGYRVAQKGNSLEFALGFSHPVTVDAPEGITFTVEGNTKLTVAGIDKQAVGEVAANIRKIKKPEPYKGKGIRYAGEVVRRKAGKAGK; via the coding sequence ATGTCACGTATTGGTCGACTCCCCATTGACATCCCCGCAGGCGTCACTGTGACGATCTCGGGTCAGAATGTTGCCGTCAAGGGCCCGAAGGGCGAGCTCGCGCTCGTCATCGCCAGCCCGATCACGGCCACGGTCGAAGAGAACCAGGTTCTCGTCACCCGTCCGGACGACGAGCGCGCATCGCGTTCGCTGCACGGCCTCACCCGTACGCTGATCGCCAACCAGATCATCGGCGTCACCGAGGGTTACTCCAAGGGCCTCGAGATCGTCGGTACCGGTTACCGCGTCGCGCAGAAGGGCAACTCGCTCGAGTTCGCCCTCGGCTTCTCGCACCCCGTCACCGTCGATGCTCCTGAGGGCATCACCTTCACGGTCGAGGGCAACACCAAGCTCACCGTTGCAGGCATCGACAAGCAGGCCGTCGGTGAGGTTGCCGCCAACATCCGCAAGATCAAGAAGCCGGAGCCCTACAAGGGCAAGGGCATCCGCTACGCCGGCGAGGTTGTCCGTCGTAAGGCCGGAAAGGCTGGTAAGTAA
- the rplV gene encoding 50S ribosomal protein L22 — protein sequence MVESIARVRHIRVTPQKARRVVNLIRGKQAQEALAILKFAPQGASEPVYKLVASAIANARVKADASNTFLDEQDLYISQAFVDEGATLKRFQPRAQGRAFQILKRTSHITVVLTTPEEGTK from the coding sequence ATGGTGGAGTCGATCGCACGCGTGCGACACATCCGCGTCACCCCCCAGAAGGCTCGTCGCGTTGTCAACCTGATCCGCGGCAAGCAGGCACAGGAAGCTCTGGCAATCCTGAAGTTCGCACCTCAGGGTGCGAGCGAGCCCGTGTACAAGCTGGTTGCCTCGGCAATCGCTAACGCGCGAGTCAAGGCAGACGCATCGAACACTTTCCTGGACGAGCAGGACCTGTACATCTCGCAGGCATTCGTTGATGAGGGTGCAACCCTCAAGCGTTTCCAGCCGCGTGCACAGGGCCGCGCATTCCAGATTCTGAAGCGCACCAGCCACATCACTGTTGTGCTCACCACTCCTGAGGAGGGCACGAAGTAA
- the rpsS gene encoding 30S ribosomal protein S19 has protein sequence MPRSLKKGPFVDDHLLRKVITANEANNKNVIKTWSRRSMIIPAMLGHTIAVHDGRKHIPVFVTETMVGHKLGEFAPTRTFRGHVKDDKKGRRR, from the coding sequence ATGCCACGCAGTCTTAAGAAGGGCCCCTTCGTTGATGACCACCTGCTCCGCAAGGTGATCACGGCGAACGAAGCCAACAACAAGAACGTGATCAAGACCTGGTCGCGCCGCTCGATGATCATCCCCGCAATGCTGGGACACACCATCGCAGTGCACGACGGTCGCAAGCACATTCCGGTGTTCGTCACCGAAACCATGGTCGGGCACAAGCTCGGCGAGTTCGCGCCCACCCGCACCTTCCGTGGTCACGTGAAGGACGACAAGAAGGGCCGTCGCCGCTAA
- the rpsJ gene encoding 30S ribosomal protein S10, whose translation MAGQKIRIRLKSYDHEVIDTSARKIVDTVTRAGATVVGPVPLPTEKNVVCVIRSPHKYKDSREHFEMRTHKRLIDIIDPTPKAVDSLMRLDLPADVNIEIKL comes from the coding sequence ATGGCGGGACAGAAGATCCGCATTCGACTTAAGTCTTACGACCACGAGGTCATCGATACCTCGGCTCGCAAGATCGTTGACACGGTCACCCGTGCTGGTGCCACCGTTGTTGGCCCGGTACCGCTTCCGACCGAGAAGAACGTGGTGTGTGTCATCCGTTCTCCTCACAAGTACAAGGACAGCCGGGAGCACTTTGAAATGCGCACCCACAAGCGTCTGATCGACATCATCGACCCGACGCCCAAGGCTGTCGACTCGCTTATGCGTCTCGACCTGCCGGCAGACGTCAACATCGAGATCAAGCTCTAA
- a CDS encoding YoaK family protein, translated as MTDAVRSPLDKRSVDRLYLPALLLLTLATGIVDAVSYLALDRVFTGNMTGNVLFIGFALTGEGGIPLLNNLIALLGFLIGAFLAARILRRRSHDSRLPTANLVVLLGGAVLTLALAVFWIAVGTLDEATMVPVTAVLAVVMGAQAASVRATGIADVSTIVVTSTLANLAIDSHLAGGTGDKWRRRVLAVVAMGGGGAIGALIIRATDHGAVPLFVAGAVMLCCVALLHLARRRETAPRPAR; from the coding sequence ATGACGGATGCAGTGCGCTCACCACTCGACAAGAGGAGCGTGGACCGGCTCTACCTGCCCGCCCTGCTGCTTCTCACCCTGGCGACGGGCATCGTCGACGCGGTCAGCTACCTCGCGCTCGACCGTGTCTTCACCGGCAACATGACCGGCAACGTGCTCTTCATCGGCTTCGCGCTCACGGGGGAGGGCGGCATCCCGCTGCTGAACAATCTCATCGCACTGCTCGGCTTCCTGATCGGCGCCTTCCTAGCCGCCCGCATCCTGCGGCGGCGCAGCCACGACTCGCGGTTGCCGACCGCCAACCTCGTCGTGCTGCTCGGTGGCGCCGTGCTGACCCTCGCACTGGCCGTCTTCTGGATTGCCGTCGGTACCCTCGACGAGGCCACGATGGTGCCGGTGACCGCGGTGCTCGCGGTCGTGATGGGTGCGCAGGCCGCCAGCGTGCGGGCGACGGGGATCGCCGATGTCAGCACCATCGTCGTCACGAGCACCCTCGCCAATCTCGCGATCGACAGCCACCTCGCCGGCGGCACGGGCGACAAATGGCGCCGTCGCGTGCTCGCGGTCGTCGCGATGGGCGGAGGCGGGGCGATCGGCGCACTGATCATCCGCGCCACCGACCACGGCGCAGTGCCGCTGTTCGTTGCGGGAGCGGTCATGCTCTGCTGCGTCGCGCTGCTGCACCTCGCCCGTCGGCGCGAAACCGCGCCGCGCCCCGCGCGGTAG
- the rplB gene encoding 50S ribosomal protein L2: MAIRKYKPTTPGRRGSSVADFAEITRSTPEKSLLRPLPKTGGRNNQGRITTRHIGGGHKRQYRVIDFRRNDKDGINAKVAHIEYDPNRTARIALLHYVDGTKRYIIAPNKLSQGDIVESGPGADIKPGNNLPLKNIPTGTVIHAIELRPGGGAKMARSAGASVRLVAKDGPYAQLRLPSGEIRNVDARCRATIGEVGNAEQSNINWGKAGRMRWKGVRPTVRGVAMNPVDHPHGGGEGKTSGGRHPVSPWGQKEGRTRKRNLPSDQLIVRRRNVGKKRK, translated from the coding sequence ATGGCTATTCGTAAGTACAAGCCCACGACCCCGGGTCGTCGCGGATCTTCTGTTGCGGACTTCGCAGAGATCACCCGCTCGACCCCCGAGAAGTCGCTGCTGCGCCCGCTGCCCAAGACCGGTGGCCGTAACAACCAGGGACGCATCACGACCCGTCACATCGGTGGTGGCCACAAGCGCCAGTACCGTGTCATCGACTTCCGTCGCAATGACAAGGACGGCATCAACGCGAAGGTCGCTCACATCGAGTACGACCCCAACCGCACTGCACGTATTGCTCTCCTGCACTACGTCGACGGCACCAAGCGCTACATCATTGCGCCGAACAAGCTGTCGCAGGGTGACATTGTCGAGTCGGGTCCCGGCGCTGACATCAAGCCCGGCAACAACCTGCCGCTGAAGAACATCCCCACCGGTACCGTGATTCACGCTATCGAGCTCCGCCCCGGTGGCGGCGCCAAGATGGCCCGCTCGGCCGGTGCATCGGTTCGTCTCGTCGCCAAGGACGGCCCCTACGCGCAGCTTCGTCTGCCGTCGGGCGAAATCCGCAACGTCGACGCACGCTGCCGCGCCACGATCGGCGAGGTCGGCAACGCCGAGCAGTCGAACATCAACTGGGGTAAGGCCGGCCGCATGCGCTGGAAGGGCGTTCGCCCGACCGTGCGTGGTGTCGCCATGAACCCGGTTGACCACCCGCACGGTGGTGGTGAGGGTAAGACCTCCGGTGGACGTCACCCGGTCAGCCCCTGGGGTCAGAAGGAAGGCCGTACGCGTAAGCGCAACCTTCCCAGCGACCAGCTCATTGTTCGTCGACGCAACGTCGGCAAGAAGCGTAAGTAG
- the rplP gene encoding 50S ribosomal protein L16, which produces MLIPRKVKHRKQHHPGRSGQATGGTKVTFGEFGIQALTPAYVTNRQIESARIAMTRHIKRGGKVWINIYPDRPLTKKPAETRMGSGKGSVEWWVANVKPGRVLFEVAGVPETLAREALTRAIHKLPLKARIIKREEGDA; this is translated from the coding sequence ATGTTGATTCCACGTAAAGTCAAGCACCGTAAGCAGCACCACCCCGGTCGTAGCGGCCAGGCAACTGGTGGTACCAAGGTCACCTTCGGTGAGTTCGGTATCCAGGCCCTGACCCCCGCTTATGTGACCAACCGTCAGATCGAGTCCGCTCGTATCGCCATGACGCGTCACATCAAGCGTGGCGGAAAGGTGTGGATCAACATCTACCCTGACCGTCCGCTGACCAAGAAGCCTGCCGAAACCCGCATGGGTTCCGGTAAGGGTTCCGTCGAGTGGTGGGTAGCAAACGTCAAGCCGGGTCGCGTGCTCTTCGAGGTTGCCGGTGTCCCCGAGACGCTGGCCCGCGAGGCACTTACCCGTGCAATCCACAAGCTGCCCCTCAAGGCACGAATCATCAAGCGCGAAGAGGGTGACGCATAA
- the tuf gene encoding elongation factor Tu — protein MAKAKFERTKPHVNIGTIGHVDHGKTTLTAAISKVLADKFPSATNVQRDFASIDSAPEERQRGITINISHVEYETPKRHYAHVDAPGHADYIKNMITGAAQMDGAILVVAATDGPMAQTREHVLLAKQVGVPYLMVALNKSDMVDDEEILELVELEVRELLSSQGFDGDEAPVVRVSGLKALEGDEKWVDSIVELMTAADEHIPDPVRDRDKPFLMPVEDVFTITGRGTVVTGRAERGTLAINSEVEIVGIRPTVKTTVTGIEMFHKQLDEAWAGENCGLLLRGTKREDVERGQVIVKPGSVTPHTDFEGTAYILSKDEGGRHNPFYANYRPQFYFRTTDVTGVITLPEGTEMVMPGDTTDMTVTLIQPIAMEEGLGFAIREGGRTVGAGTVTKIIK, from the coding sequence GTGGCTAAGGCCAAGTTCGAGCGGACCAAGCCGCACGTCAACATCGGAACGATCGGTCACGTCGACCACGGCAAGACCACGCTCACCGCAGCGATCTCGAAGGTTCTGGCGGACAAGTTCCCGTCCGCAACCAACGTTCAGCGCGACTTCGCGTCGATCGACTCCGCTCCCGAGGAGCGCCAGCGCGGCATCACGATCAACATCTCGCACGTTGAGTACGAGACCCCGAAGCGCCACTACGCGCACGTTGACGCCCCGGGTCACGCTGACTACATCAAGAACATGATCACCGGTGCTGCCCAGATGGACGGCGCGATCCTCGTGGTTGCCGCTACCGACGGCCCGATGGCTCAGACCCGTGAGCACGTTCTTCTCGCCAAGCAGGTCGGCGTGCCGTACCTGATGGTCGCGCTGAACAAGTCCGACATGGTTGACGACGAAGAGATCCTTGAGCTCGTTGAGCTCGAGGTTCGCGAGCTCCTCTCCAGCCAGGGCTTCGATGGCGACGAGGCTCCCGTCGTTCGCGTCTCGGGCCTCAAGGCTCTCGAGGGCGACGAGAAGTGGGTTGACTCCATCGTTGAGCTCATGACCGCTGCCGACGAGCACATCCCGGACCCCGTCCGTGACCGCGACAAGCCGTTCCTCATGCCCGTTGAGGACGTCTTCACGATCACCGGTCGTGGAACGGTCGTCACCGGCCGCGCCGAGCGTGGCACGCTCGCTATCAACTCCGAGGTTGAGATCGTCGGCATCCGCCCGACCGTCAAGACCACGGTCACTGGTATCGAGATGTTCCACAAGCAGCTCGACGAGGCATGGGCCGGCGAGAACTGTGGTCTTCTTCTTCGTGGCACCAAGCGCGAGGACGTCGAGCGCGGCCAGGTCATCGTCAAGCCGGGTTCGGTTACGCCGCACACCGACTTCGAGGGCACCGCCTACATCCTGTCCAAGGATGAGGGTGGCCGTCACAACCCGTTCTACGCGAACTACCGTCCGCAGTTCTACTTCCGCACCACGGACGTCACCGGCGTCATCACGCTGCCCGAGGGCACCGAGATGGTCATGCCCGGCGACACCACCGACATGACGGTCACGCTGATCCAGCCGATCGCCATGGAAGAGGGCCTCGGCTTCGCTATCCGTGAGGGTGGCCGCACCGTTGGCGCCGGCACGGTGACCAAGATCATCAAGTAG
- the rplX gene encoding 50S ribosomal protein L24, whose protein sequence is MANIKKGDLVQVITGRRQEKGGDRGKQGKVLQVLVEKNRVIVEGVNFATKHVRVGQTQGGTKTGGIEQHEAPIHVSNVALVDPETKKPTRVGFRNEEVTKDGVTKTVRVRYAKKSGKDL, encoded by the coding sequence ATGGCGAACATCAAGAAGGGTGACCTGGTTCAGGTCATCACCGGCCGTCGTCAGGAAAAGGGCGGCGACCGCGGCAAGCAGGGCAAGGTCCTTCAGGTTCTCGTTGAGAAGAACCGCGTGATCGTGGAGGGTGTCAACTTTGCCACCAAGCACGTTCGCGTCGGCCAGACTCAGGGCGGCACCAAGACCGGCGGCATCGAGCAGCACGAGGCACCGATTCACGTGTCGAACGTCGCTTTGGTTGACCCGGAGACCAAGAAGCCCACGCGTGTTGGCTTCCGCAACGAAGAGGTAACGAAGGACGGCGTCACCAAGACGGTCCGCGTTCGTTACGCAAAGAAGTCAGGTAAGGACCTCTAA
- the rplE gene encoding 50S ribosomal protein L5: MTDIATGKIQPRLKAKYQGELSAQLKADLGLTNVHQIPGLVKIVVNMGVGEAARDGKIIDGAVADLTKITGQKPQVTKARKSIAQFKLREGQPIGAHVTLRGDRMWEFLDRTLSLALPRIRDFRGLSDKQFDGNGNYTFGLTEQVMFHEIDQDKIDRVRGMDITVVTTAKNDEQGRALLKALGFPFKTAENS; encoded by the coding sequence ATGACTGACATCGCTACTGGCAAAATCCAGCCGCGTCTCAAGGCGAAGTACCAGGGTGAACTCTCTGCACAGCTGAAGGCCGACCTCGGCCTGACGAACGTGCACCAGATTCCGGGTCTCGTCAAGATCGTTGTGAACATGGGTGTCGGTGAGGCGGCCCGCGATGGCAAGATCATCGACGGCGCTGTTGCAGACCTGACCAAGATCACCGGTCAGAAGCCGCAGGTCACCAAGGCTCGCAAGTCGATTGCTCAGTTCAAGCTGCGCGAGGGTCAGCCCATCGGCGCCCACGTCACGCTCCGTGGCGACCGTATGTGGGAGTTCCTCGACCGCACGCTTTCGCTGGCTCTGCCCCGCATCCGCGACTTCCGCGGCCTGTCGGACAAGCAGTTCGATGGCAATGGCAACTACACCTTCGGTCTGACCGAGCAGGTTATGTTCCACGAGATCGACCAGGACAAGATCGACCGCGTTCGCGGCATGGACATCACTGTTGTGACGACTGCCAAGAACGACGAACAGGGTCGCGCGCTGCTCAAGGCGCTCGGCTTCCCGTTCAAGACGGCCGAAAACTCCTAG
- the rpsH gene encoding 30S ribosomal protein S8 has translation MTMTDPVADMLTRLRNANSAYHDTVAMPHSKLKSHIAEILKREGYIAGFEVTDAKVGQTLTLSLKFGPNRERSIVGIKRVSKPGLRVYAKSTEIPTVLGGLGVAILSTSSGLLTDRQAEKKGVGGEVLAYVW, from the coding sequence ATGACGATGACAGATCCGGTCGCAGATATGCTGACCAGACTGCGCAACGCTAACTCTGCGTACCACGACACCGTGGCCATGCCGCACAGCAAGCTCAAGTCGCACATTGCCGAGATCCTCAAGCGTGAGGGTTACATCGCCGGCTTCGAGGTCACCGACGCGAAGGTCGGCCAGACCCTCACGCTCAGCCTCAAGTTCGGCCCCAACCGCGAGCGTTCGATCGTTGGCATCAAGCGCGTTTCGAAGCCCGGCCTTCGCGTTTACGCAAAGTCGACCGAAATCCCCACCGTCCTCGGTGGCCTCGGTGTTGCCATTCTGTCCACCTCCAGCGGTCTGCTCACCGACCGCCAGGCCGAGAAGAAGGGCGTAGGTGGGGAAGTCCTCGCCTACGTGTGGTAA
- the rplC gene encoding 50S ribosomal protein L3 has translation MSYADTKTSKGLLGTKLGMTQVWDENNKLVPVTVIEIAPNVVTQVRNVETDGYLAVQIASGQIDPRKVNKPAAGHFEKAGVTPRRHVTEVRTADAADYSAGQELTVEGVFEAGQLVDVVGTSKGKGFAGVMKRHNFKGVSASHGAHRNHRKPGSIGASSTPSRVFKGMRMAGRMGGERVTVLNLKVHSVDAEKGLLLVKGAVPGARGRLVFVRNAVKGA, from the coding sequence ATGTCTTACGCAGATACGAAGACCTCCAAGGGACTGCTCGGCACGAAGCTCGGCATGACCCAGGTCTGGGACGAGAACAACAAGCTCGTTCCCGTTACCGTCATCGAAATCGCACCGAACGTGGTCACCCAGGTTCGCAACGTCGAGACCGACGGCTACCTCGCCGTCCAGATCGCGTCCGGTCAGATCGATCCCCGCAAGGTGAACAAGCCTGCCGCGGGTCACTTCGAGAAGGCTGGCGTCACCCCCCGCCGTCACGTCACCGAGGTCCGCACCGCGGATGCCGCTGACTACAGCGCGGGCCAGGAGCTCACCGTCGAGGGCGTCTTCGAGGCCGGCCAGCTGGTCGACGTCGTCGGTACCTCGAAGGGTAAGGGCTTCGCCGGTGTCATGAAGCGTCACAACTTCAAGGGTGTCTCCGCTTCGCACGGTGCCCACCGCAACCACCGCAAGCCCGGTTCCATCGGTGCTTCGTCGACCCCGAGCCGTGTCTTCAAGGGCATGCGCATGGCCGGTCGTATGGGTGGAGAGCGCGTGACCGTGCTCAACCTCAAGGTGCACTCGGTTGACGCCGAGAAGGGCCTCCTGCTGGTCAAGGGTGCCGTTCCCGGTGCTCGCGGCCGTCTCGTTTTCGTTCGCAACGCAGTGAAGGGGGCGTAA